From Opitutaceae bacterium, the proteins below share one genomic window:
- a CDS encoding glutamate synthase subunit beta — translation MGKPTGFLEVERKTISEKAPLERIKNWEEFKDHPPEEHLRKQGSRCMDCGTPFCHTGHLISGMASGCPINNLIPEWNDLVFQGRWKEALQRLHKTNNFPEFTGRVCPAPCEGSCVLGIIEPPVTIKNIESAIIDRGWDEGWVTPKTPAERTGKKVAVIGSGPSGLACADQLNQAGHSVTVFERADRPGGLLMYGIPNMKLDKRKVVERRIKLMEEEGVTFRTGCEIGRDIPASQIRTNFDAIVCCTGATKPRDLPIPGRELNGVHFAMDFLTGNTRHILDTSFDGSLPPINARDKDVVVIGGGDTGTDCVGTSIRHGCRSVTQLEILPRPPDQREKNNPWPEWPKIYRLDYGQEEAKALQGEDPRQYLVMTERFLDDGEGNLAGLEIFDIEWGKDDQGRFVPKKKEDTRRIIPAQLVTLAMGFLGPEQTLVEQLELKTDARSNLEAEHGKFTTNVEGIFAAGDCRRGQSLVVWAINEGRGAAREADRYLMGSTQLP, via the coding sequence ATGGGCAAACCAACCGGATTTCTCGAGGTCGAAAGAAAAACCATCTCCGAAAAGGCTCCGCTTGAGCGGATCAAGAACTGGGAGGAATTCAAGGACCACCCCCCTGAAGAGCATCTCCGCAAGCAGGGATCGCGCTGCATGGATTGCGGCACCCCGTTCTGCCACACCGGCCATCTGATTTCCGGCATGGCCAGCGGCTGTCCGATCAACAATCTGATTCCGGAGTGGAATGACCTGGTCTTCCAGGGTCGCTGGAAGGAAGCCCTGCAGCGACTGCACAAGACCAATAATTTCCCGGAATTCACCGGACGTGTCTGTCCCGCCCCTTGCGAAGGGTCCTGTGTCCTTGGCATCATTGAGCCCCCGGTCACGATCAAAAATATCGAGAGTGCCATTATCGATCGGGGCTGGGACGAAGGGTGGGTCACCCCGAAAACGCCCGCGGAACGCACCGGCAAGAAGGTGGCGGTGATCGGATCCGGTCCCTCGGGCCTGGCCTGTGCCGATCAGCTCAACCAGGCGGGGCATTCCGTGACTGTCTTCGAGCGGGCCGACCGCCCGGGCGGACTCCTCATGTACGGGATTCCGAACATGAAGCTCGACAAGCGCAAGGTGGTCGAACGCCGGATCAAGCTGATGGAAGAGGAAGGCGTCACCTTCCGGACGGGATGCGAGATCGGCCGCGACATCCCCGCTTCCCAGATCAGGACGAACTTCGATGCCATCGTCTGCTGCACAGGCGCGACCAAACCCCGCGACCTGCCCATCCCGGGTCGCGAACTCAACGGCGTCCATTTCGCCATGGATTTCCTGACCGGAAATACCCGGCACATTCTCGACACCTCCTTCGACGGATCCCTCCCCCCGATCAACGCGCGGGACAAGGATGTGGTGGTCATCGGCGGCGGCGACACCGGAACCGATTGCGTCGGCACCTCCATCCGCCACGGCTGCCGGAGTGTCACGCAGCTTGAAATCCTGCCCCGACCACCCGATCAGCGGGAAAAGAATAATCCATGGCCGGAGTGGCCGAAGATCTACCGCCTCGATTACGGACAGGAAGAGGCCAAGGCCCTTCAGGGCGAGGATCCACGTCAGTATCTCGTGATGACCGAGCGCTTTCTCGACGACGGCGAAGGGAATCTCGCCGGGCTTGAAATCTTCGATATCGAATGGGGCAAGGATGATCAGGGACGTTTTGTCCCCAAGAAGAAGGAAGACACCCGACGGATCATCCCCGCCCAACTCGTCACCCTGGCGATGGGATTTCTCGGGCCTGAGCAGACCCTGGTCGAGCAACTCGAACTCAAGACGGACGCGCGTTCAAACCTCGAGGCCGAACACGGGAAATTCACCACCAACGTCGAGGGCATCTTTGCCGCCGGCGATTGCCGTCGTGGCCAAAGCCTCGTGGTCTGGGCGATCAACGAAGGTCGCGGCGCCGCCCGCGAGGCGGATCGCTACCTGATGGGCTCGACCCAGCTCCCCTGA
- a CDS encoding response regulator transcription factor, with amino-acid sequence MKRVVIVEDQTAVRQMLAHVLSLEGNYEIVGESGDGHEATALIRKVRPDLLILDARLPGMNGHEILQAVQDLLPRLRVLVFSGYENPVIIRDLLNHGAHGFVEKSANLEELRRGIEAVANGGTYFGPAAAVSIRNLMTGTAGSATSRDLLTDREREILKLIAESHSTKQIAARLGLSVKTADNHRTNLMRKLDLHDVAGLTRFAIQIGLVEAAQLPGVEEDPRP; translated from the coding sequence ATGAAACGCGTCGTAATCGTGGAGGACCAGACGGCTGTCCGGCAGATGCTGGCCCATGTCCTCAGCCTGGAAGGCAACTACGAAATTGTCGGAGAATCCGGAGACGGGCATGAGGCGACCGCTCTGATCCGCAAGGTCAGACCCGATCTTCTCATTCTCGATGCCCGCCTGCCGGGAATGAACGGTCACGAAATCCTCCAGGCGGTTCAGGATCTGCTGCCAAGACTGCGCGTGCTGGTATTTTCCGGCTACGAGAATCCGGTCATCATCCGCGACCTGCTCAATCACGGCGCCCACGGTTTCGTCGAGAAATCCGCCAACCTCGAGGAATTGCGGCGGGGAATCGAGGCCGTGGCCAATGGAGGCACCTATTTCGGACCGGCCGCCGCGGTGTCCATCCGCAATCTCATGACCGGGACCGCCGGTTCAGCGACAAGTCGGGACCTCCTGACCGACCGGGAGCGGGAGATTCTGAAATTGATCGCCGAAAGCCACAGCACCAAGCAGATCGCGGCCCGCCTTGGACTCAGCGTGAAAACGGCCGACAATCATCGGACAAACCTGATGCGCAAACTCGATCTCCACGATGTCGCCGGCCTGACCCGCTTTGCCATCCAGATCGGCCTGGTCGAAGCGGCCCAACTGCCGGGAGTGGAAGAAGACCCCCGCCCCTAG
- a CDS encoding OmpA family protein, translating to MIYPTRLLALASLGLAVAFAGCQKKPTRPNPSQTMVGPGAGSGLNPQSVSTNDLFAGQSGLESRGADDMGGLGQQQRGVLPSVYFDFDSSSIRVSERQKLSQAAEYLSGSPTARILLEGHCDWRGTTEYNMGLGDRRASSVRSFLEGIGVESSRVETLSKGDLDAAEGGSEEQMQQDRRVELVILR from the coding sequence ATGATCTATCCGACCAGACTTCTCGCCCTCGCTTCACTTGGGCTCGCCGTTGCATTTGCTGGGTGTCAGAAAAAGCCCACCCGTCCCAATCCCAGCCAGACCATGGTGGGGCCGGGGGCAGGTTCCGGGCTGAATCCCCAGTCCGTCTCGACCAATGATCTCTTTGCCGGACAAAGCGGTCTGGAGTCCCGGGGTGCGGATGACATGGGTGGCCTTGGCCAGCAGCAGCGCGGCGTGCTTCCGTCCGTTTATTTTGACTTCGATTCATCGAGTATCCGGGTCTCCGAGAGGCAGAAACTTTCCCAGGCCGCCGAATACCTTTCGGGCAGCCCGACCGCGAGGATTCTCCTCGAAGGCCATTGTGACTGGCGGGGGACGACCGAATACAATATGGGCCTCGGAGACCGCCGGGCGTCGAGTGTGCGGTCCTTCCTCGAGGGCATTGGAGTTGAGTCATCTCGCGTGGAAACCCTTTCCAAGGGTGACCTTGATGCCGCCGAAGGCGGCAGCGAGGAGCAGATGCAGCAGGATCGGCGGGTCGAACTGGTGATCCTGCGCTGA
- a CDS encoding CbiX/SirB N-terminal domain-containing protein: MPVDLVQTPEILLVDNGSLRPQPTLHLRRIARRLSSRIPYPATATSLLHSDRIDPDRLEGKPAVLLFDEISRRLEAGKTHFIILPCFIGPSLALTDYIPGQLNERRTRHPRLRVVVADSLARTGPREDLRLARIVSHRVRDVITGHSPSTAPDVIVVDHGSPVRAVAALRDRIATEVAGHLAGSVHSVHPASMERREDPEFAFNEPLLETALMETGRNGRPVIVSLLFLSPGRHAGPDGDITRICREARAARPGLDITLTPPIGVDPGIIDILADRTGEALAELTAQT, from the coding sequence ATGCCGGTGGACCTCGTACAGACCCCTGAAATCCTGCTCGTCGACAATGGTTCACTTCGCCCTCAGCCGACACTGCACCTGCGCCGGATCGCCCGGAGGCTGTCGTCCCGCATCCCCTACCCGGCGACCGCGACCTCGCTTCTTCATTCGGATCGGATCGATCCGGACCGGCTGGAAGGCAAACCCGCCGTTCTCCTCTTTGACGAAATCAGTCGCCGCCTCGAGGCAGGCAAAACGCATTTCATCATCCTGCCCTGCTTCATCGGCCCGAGTCTCGCCCTGACCGATTACATCCCCGGGCAGCTGAACGAACGGCGAACCCGCCACCCCCGCCTCAGGGTCGTGGTCGCAGACAGCCTCGCCCGGACCGGCCCGCGGGAGGACCTCCGCCTCGCCCGGATCGTTAGCCATCGGGTCCGGGATGTGATCACCGGGCATTCGCCGTCGACTGCGCCAGACGTTATCGTGGTCGACCATGGGAGTCCGGTCCGGGCGGTGGCCGCTTTGCGGGACCGAATCGCCACCGAGGTCGCCGGGCACCTCGCCGGGTCGGTTCATTCCGTCCATCCGGCCTCAATGGAACGCCGCGAAGACCCCGAGTTCGCCTTCAATGAACCCCTCCTCGAGACCGCCCTGATGGAAACAGGCCGGAACGGTCGCCCCGTCATCGTCAGCCTCCTCTTTCTCTCACCCGGCCGCCACGCCGGACCCGATGGCGACATCACCCGGATCTGCAGGGAAGCGCGGGCGGCCCGTCCCGGCCTCGACATCACGTTGACCCCACCGATCGGAGTCGATCCAGGAATCATCGATATTCTGGCCGACCGGACCGGAGAAGCCCTCGCGGAACTGACCGCGCAGACCTGA
- a CDS encoding M20/M25/M40 family metallo-hydrolase: MSFDPIEKLKEYVRCRSVSTDSAFREGMAQCRDFVAGLLGGIGFEVEIVKTPLHPVILATRGGDPAWPHVVIYGHYDVQPPDPLDLWKTPPFEPTVRDGRMYGRGTADNKGPFMVHVAAVASLLADHPGLPLRITFLVEGEEEIGSPSFGGFLDAHRERLKGDFVLLSDTGSPNENQMVVTSGLRGIITLEVSVTAASGDFHSGMHGGAFLNPIQALSDLCASLHDADGRVAIDGFYDDVVEPEEWEREELKRLGISEQEYLKFTGVRRFRTLNGVSPFEGIRFYPTLEFNGIGGGYQGEGSKTVIPSTAFVKISCRLVPNQDPDRIEALVFEALRARCSPDVRLEIKPGHKGNPYMVIPPGRVNTPADQSPVLARAFQATGRSIERVFGRPPLYLREGGSVPIIAEIKRVLGMDSLMLGLFLPEDALHAPNESFHLGVMKKGIEVSRDILKSLAGRSG; encoded by the coding sequence ATGTCCTTCGATCCGATTGAGAAACTGAAAGAGTACGTCCGTTGCCGGAGTGTCTCGACCGATTCCGCCTTCCGTGAGGGCATGGCCCAGTGCCGCGATTTCGTGGCCGGTCTGCTGGGTGGAATCGGGTTCGAGGTGGAGATCGTGAAGACGCCGCTCCACCCGGTCATCCTGGCCACCCGCGGCGGAGATCCCGCCTGGCCGCACGTCGTCATCTACGGGCATTACGATGTCCAGCCGCCGGACCCCCTCGACCTCTGGAAGACTCCCCCCTTTGAACCGACAGTCCGGGACGGCCGGATGTATGGCCGGGGCACAGCCGACAACAAGGGGCCCTTCATGGTTCATGTCGCGGCGGTCGCATCGCTTCTTGCGGATCATCCCGGACTGCCGCTTCGGATCACCTTTCTGGTCGAGGGCGAAGAGGAGATCGGCAGTCCCAGTTTTGGAGGATTCCTTGATGCCCACCGGGAACGGTTGAAAGGTGACTTTGTCCTGCTCTCCGATACGGGAAGCCCGAACGAGAACCAGATGGTGGTGACGTCGGGCTTGCGGGGCATCATCACCCTGGAGGTCTCGGTGACCGCGGCTTCCGGCGATTTTCATTCCGGAATGCACGGAGGCGCCTTCCTCAATCCGATCCAGGCTCTATCCGATCTGTGCGCCTCTCTTCATGACGCGGACGGACGGGTGGCGATCGACGGATTCTACGACGATGTGGTGGAGCCGGAGGAGTGGGAGCGGGAGGAATTGAAACGGCTCGGCATCAGTGAGCAGGAGTATCTCAAGTTCACCGGAGTCCGGCGATTCCGGACGCTGAATGGCGTGTCGCCGTTTGAGGGTATCCGCTTTTATCCGACACTGGAGTTCAATGGAATCGGCGGCGGTTACCAGGGTGAAGGAAGCAAGACGGTCATCCCGTCGACCGCGTTCGTGAAGATCAGTTGCCGGCTGGTGCCCAACCAGGATCCCGACCGGATCGAGGCGCTCGTCTTTGAGGCTCTGCGGGCCCGCTGCAGTCCAGACGTCAGACTCGAGATCAAACCGGGCCACAAGGGCAACCCCTACATGGTCATTCCGCCCGGGCGTGTGAATACGCCCGCAGACCAGTCACCGGTTCTGGCCCGGGCCTTTCAGGCGACGGGCAGGAGTATCGAACGGGTCTTCGGCCGGCCACCCCTTTACCTGCGCGAGGGCGGCAGCGTCCCCATCATCGCCGAAATCAAGCGGGTCCTCGGAATGGATTCCCTCATGCTGGGGCTTTTCCTGCCTGAAGACGCCCTTCACGCTCCCAACGAAAGCTTTCATCTCGGGGTTATGAAGAAGGGCATCGAAGTCTCGAGGGATATCCTCAAGTCTTTGGCGGGCAGGTCCGGCTGA
- a CDS encoding M48 family metallopeptidase, with product MKNSGQVSRTGFCVGVFILIGCLLAGCYTVPTTGRRTVNFISVGQETEMGAASFQQIKKEEKVSNDPILNERVTNVGKRIATAVGDDLPSAQWEFVVFDSPDINAFALPGGKVGVYTGLLALAESDAELATVMGHEIAHVTARHGSERMSQNILVAAGAVGVGVATKDQSNSERAAALAAYGLGTTVGVLLPYSRKHETEADIIGLQYAARAGYDPRAAITFWEKMAAASKGKNKPPEFLSTHPADETRIRELKKIMPEALAVYHPDGGDGN from the coding sequence ATGAAGAATTCGGGTCAGGTATCTCGGACAGGCTTTTGCGTCGGGGTGTTCATCCTGATCGGGTGCCTTCTGGCGGGGTGCTATACCGTCCCGACAACGGGTCGGCGGACGGTCAATTTCATCTCGGTGGGTCAGGAGACCGAGATGGGGGCGGCCTCCTTCCAGCAGATCAAGAAGGAGGAGAAGGTCTCAAATGACCCGATTCTGAACGAGCGAGTCACCAATGTCGGAAAGCGGATCGCCACGGCGGTGGGGGACGATCTTCCCAGTGCCCAGTGGGAGTTCGTTGTCTTTGACAGTCCGGATATCAATGCGTTCGCCCTGCCCGGAGGGAAAGTGGGGGTTTACACCGGACTCCTGGCCCTTGCGGAGTCCGACGCGGAACTGGCGACGGTGATGGGGCATGAGATCGCCCATGTCACGGCGCGCCACGGTTCCGAGCGGATGTCGCAGAATATCCTGGTGGCGGCGGGTGCCGTCGGGGTGGGGGTGGCCACAAAGGATCAGTCGAACAGTGAACGGGCGGCCGCCCTGGCCGCCTATGGGTTGGGCACGACGGTCGGCGTGCTCCTGCCCTATTCGCGAAAGCACGAAACCGAAGCGGACATCATCGGCCTGCAATACGCGGCCCGCGCCGGCTACGACCCCCGGGCGGCCATCACCTTTTGGGAAAAGATGGCGGCGGCGTCGAAAGGCAAGAACAAGCCACCCGAATTTCTTTCGACCCATCCGGCCGATGAGACGCGGATCAGGGAATTGAAGAAGATCATGCCCGAGGCATTGGCGGTTTATCATCCGGACGGCGGAGACGGAAATTGA
- the purH gene encoding bifunctional phosphoribosylaminoimidazolecarboxamide formyltransferase/IMP cyclohydrolase — MQKLALLSVSDKTGLVAFAKALVERHGYHLLSTGGTARLLLENGLPVTEVGDHTGFPEIMEGRVKTLHPKVHGGLLCRRDKPDHLAQAKAHGIDLIDLVVVNLYPFEETVARPDVSFEEAIENIDIGGPSMLRSAAKNHSSVAVICDPADYDRVLKTMDAADETGLERLRRDLALKVFRRTSTYDRAISDYLSAEASEGPDSALLTGCPDELSLSYPKAADLRYGENPHQKAALYGSFFEQFEQLQGKALSYNNILDITSAVHLIGEFEKPTVAILKHTNPCGLASAPDLVQAWRLAFETDRQAPFGGIIIVNQTLEEELAMEISGIFSEVIIAPHFTDGARAIFAKKKNLRLMITRQRGLGPDDLQEVRSVLGGLLCQDRDAMPIRSDGFRVVTERQPTADEWASMLFGWKVGRHVKSNAIVYTRGERTLGIGAGQMSRVDSSRIAVWKAGEAGLDLKGSTVASEALFPFADGLIAAAEAGATAAIQPGGSVRDAEVIAAANERGMAMVFTGIRHFRH; from the coding sequence ATGCAAAAGCTAGCCCTCCTCTCCGTTTCGGACAAAACCGGCCTGGTCGCTTTCGCCAAAGCCCTGGTTGAGCGTCATGGGTATCACCTCCTTTCAACCGGCGGGACGGCGCGCCTTCTCCTCGAAAACGGTCTGCCGGTTACCGAGGTGGGCGACCATACCGGCTTTCCCGAGATCATGGAAGGACGGGTCAAGACACTCCACCCGAAAGTTCATGGAGGGTTGCTCTGTCGGCGGGACAAGCCGGACCACCTTGCCCAGGCCAAGGCGCATGGGATCGATCTGATCGATCTGGTGGTGGTCAATCTTTATCCATTTGAGGAAACGGTCGCCCGGCCGGATGTGAGCTTTGAGGAGGCGATCGAGAATATCGACATCGGGGGCCCGAGCATGCTGCGGAGCGCAGCCAAGAATCACTCCTCGGTTGCGGTTATCTGCGACCCGGCCGATTACGATCGGGTACTGAAGACGATGGACGCGGCTGATGAGACGGGTCTTGAGCGTCTTCGCCGGGATCTGGCACTGAAGGTTTTTCGGCGGACCTCCACCTACGACCGGGCGATCAGTGATTACCTCTCCGCCGAGGCGTCCGAGGGGCCCGACAGCGCCCTGCTTACCGGGTGTCCCGACGAATTGAGCCTGAGCTACCCCAAGGCGGCCGATCTGCGCTACGGGGAAAATCCTCATCAGAAGGCGGCGCTCTACGGGTCGTTCTTCGAGCAGTTCGAGCAGTTGCAGGGGAAGGCCCTCAGCTACAACAACATCCTCGATATCACCTCGGCGGTCCATCTGATCGGGGAATTCGAGAAGCCGACCGTGGCCATCCTCAAGCACACCAATCCTTGCGGCCTGGCCAGTGCGCCGGACCTGGTCCAAGCCTGGAGGCTGGCGTTTGAGACCGATCGGCAGGCTCCCTTTGGCGGCATCATCATTGTCAACCAGACTCTGGAAGAAGAGCTGGCGATGGAGATTTCCGGAATTTTCAGCGAAGTCATCATCGCGCCCCACTTTACGGATGGGGCTCGCGCCATCTTTGCGAAAAAGAAGAATCTCCGCCTGATGATCACCAGGCAGAGGGGCCTCGGGCCGGACGATCTGCAGGAAGTACGTTCCGTTCTGGGCGGCCTGCTCTGTCAGGACCGTGATGCCATGCCGATCCGGTCGGACGGATTCAGGGTCGTGACCGAGAGGCAGCCGACTGCAGATGAATGGGCGAGCATGCTTTTCGGCTGGAAAGTGGGACGGCACGTCAAGTCCAACGCCATCGTCTACACACGCGGTGAACGGACCCTCGGCATCGGCGCCGGACAGATGTCGCGGGTGGACAGTTCCCGGATCGCGGTCTGGAAGGCCGGCGAGGCGGGGCTCGATCTGAAGGGATCGACGGTGGCCTCCGAGGCTCTCTTCCCGTTTGCCGACGGCCTGATTGCGGCAGCTGAGGCCGGTGCGACCGCCGCCATCCAGCCGGGCGGATCGGTCCGCGACGCCGAAGTCATCGCAGCGGCCAACGAACGGGGCATGGCCATGGTCTTCACAGGAATCCGGCATTTCCGGCATTGA
- a CDS encoding methyltransferase domain-containing protein, with translation MAKPSIPRRLESTRKSWERFASEDPLWAILTDPEKRNGGWDVEEFFRSGADAIDAEMQRLSRRLPDRPTHRALDFGCGVGRLTRGLAGHFREVVGVDISARMIELADSLNDTPDRVRFVHNPSADLTVFPDNHFDLVLTLITLQHMPPRNARRYLQEFVRVTRPGGALVIQATARRIRERVLTRRLRSRFLRSIEWINRKLMIDQSPRMAMNMIPEHVVRRTLEQAGATLLEVAPDSDAGEKYLSLRYLAQKD, from the coding sequence ATGGCCAAGCCCTCCATCCCTCGCCGCCTCGAAAGCACGCGGAAATCCTGGGAACGCTTCGCCTCCGAAGACCCCCTCTGGGCCATTCTGACCGACCCGGAAAAACGGAATGGCGGCTGGGACGTCGAGGAATTCTTTCGCTCCGGCGCCGATGCAATCGACGCCGAGATGCAGCGGCTGAGCCGACGCCTTCCCGATCGACCCACCCATCGGGCGCTCGACTTCGGGTGTGGCGTCGGTCGCCTCACCCGTGGACTGGCCGGACACTTCCGGGAAGTCGTCGGGGTCGACATTTCCGCCAGAATGATCGAATTGGCGGACTCCCTCAACGACACTCCCGACCGGGTCCGATTCGTCCACAATCCGTCGGCCGATCTCACGGTCTTCCCGGACAATCACTTCGACCTCGTTCTCACCCTGATCACCCTGCAGCACATGCCGCCGCGCAACGCCAGGCGTTACCTCCAGGAATTCGTGCGGGTCACCCGCCCCGGCGGCGCTCTCGTTATCCAGGCCACCGCAAGGCGCATCCGCGAAAGGGTTTTAACTCGGCGCCTGCGGAGCCGCTTCCTCCGCTCCATCGAGTGGATCAACCGCAAGCTGATGATCGACCAGAGCCCGCGCATGGCCATGAACATGATCCCGGAGCACGTCGTCCGCCGCACTCTCGAACAGGCGGGTGCCACCCTCCTCGAGGTCGCCCCCGACTCCGACGCCGGGGAGAAGTATCTCAGCCTTCGCTACCTGGCACAGAAGGATTGA
- a CDS encoding GNAT family N-acetyltransferase, producing MNEHFEVRIAVERDFDQIHMADLSIKPEILRTKIGRNEVIVCDESGHITGVLRFQWFWDYLPFINYIWVEEGFRDEHRASRMIEKLEATTEGRNYKRIMASTQSNETAQNFFRKVGFQYAGGFAMSDQPFELIMIKYLN from the coding sequence ATGAATGAACACTTCGAGGTCCGCATCGCTGTCGAAAGGGATTTTGACCAAATCCACATGGCTGACCTATCAATCAAACCGGAGATCCTGAGAACAAAAATCGGTAGGAACGAGGTCATCGTTTGCGACGAGTCGGGACATATTACCGGAGTTCTTCGCTTCCAATGGTTTTGGGACTATCTCCCATTCATCAACTACATATGGGTCGAGGAGGGATTTCGAGATGAGCACCGAGCAAGCCGAATGATTGAGAAGCTCGAAGCGACAACAGAAGGAAGAAATTACAAGAGAATCATGGCATCTACGCAGTCCAACGAAACTGCACAGAATTTCTTCAGGAAGGTTGGATTTCAATATGCTGGTGGATTTGCGATGTCGGATCAGCCCTTCGAGTTGATCATGATCAAATACCTGAACTGA
- a CDS encoding HEAT repeat domain-containing protein, with protein MKTTACLLMLLCGAATLGYPQRTYTEDELLHRLQQGDATDRAIAITYLTLTCPSQAFDPILAATGDEDKIVRERAVRALGKFADPRAGPTLIAALSDPDRSVRREAATALIMVRDPRATSALCRILRTDDDADVRRMAVRALGCLPSAEAAEALEDALQDPFSWVRSEAATSLVSIGRESSVEPLIKALQDGDDQVRAQAAAALGAIADPRALVPLLDVLRMHPYQPDPQVIIALGRIGDPLALPVLIDILQDKRIFESIRAEAAAVLGRIGDPDAVEALVQAVCSSTDMIRGHAVTALAALGPTAEERLIAEALASEEAEDTRELCHVVRALGTLKAEGALPIILAIHSRRGPSHDIGKACTLALADIGNAGLPDLIRLADLDEDSAIEAIAGVRDPQAVPGLIDVLHHEDRRIRSSAADALGAIKDSRAVPALLEKLINEPCNVSVRAARALVAIGPAAVEPSLALLPAAKESPQVFLYYVLACIPDPAAEQVIATVMDGRDEQEVAADHTALIKQGAYRLRWPLIISLFRAGDRQMANAFLSSNVSALETAGMAWGLLHGYDLYPVLR; from the coding sequence ATGAAGACAACGGCCTGTCTGCTCATGCTCCTGTGCGGAGCGGCCACCTTGGGCTACCCACAACGGACCTACACCGAGGACGAGCTGTTGCATAGGCTACAGCAGGGGGATGCCACGGATCGGGCCATCGCGATCACTTACCTCACCCTTACCTGTCCGTCTCAAGCATTCGATCCGATCCTTGCCGCCACAGGCGATGAGGACAAGATCGTGCGGGAAAGGGCCGTGCGGGCTTTGGGCAAATTCGCAGACCCTCGCGCCGGGCCAACCCTCATCGCTGCGTTGAGCGATCCCGACCGTTCCGTCCGAAGAGAAGCCGCCACCGCCTTGATCATGGTGCGCGATCCCCGGGCAACATCCGCCCTGTGCCGGATCCTGCGGACCGACGATGACGCAGACGTCCGCCGAATGGCCGTCCGGGCCCTGGGATGCCTCCCGTCCGCGGAAGCCGCAGAAGCGCTGGAAGATGCCTTGCAGGATCCGTTCTCCTGGGTGCGAAGCGAAGCGGCCACATCCCTCGTTTCCATCGGGCGGGAAAGCAGCGTTGAACCGTTGATCAAAGCGCTGCAGGATGGCGACGATCAAGTGCGCGCCCAGGCCGCCGCCGCCTTGGGCGCGATTGCTGATCCGCGTGCGCTTGTCCCCCTGTTGGACGTCCTGCGGATGCACCCGTACCAGCCGGATCCACAGGTGATCATCGCCTTGGGCCGGATTGGCGATCCATTGGCGTTGCCGGTCCTGATCGACATCCTGCAGGACAAGCGAATCTTCGAATCGATCCGCGCTGAAGCAGCCGCTGTCTTGGGCCGGATCGGCGATCCCGACGCCGTCGAGGCATTGGTCCAGGCCGTTTGCAGCAGCACTGACATGATCCGTGGCCATGCTGTCACCGCCTTGGCCGCGCTGGGACCAACGGCTGAAGAGCGGCTCATCGCCGAAGCCCTGGCAAGTGAGGAGGCCGAGGATACCCGCGAACTGTGCCACGTCGTTCGCGCGTTGGGCACCCTGAAGGCCGAAGGCGCCCTCCCCATCATCCTCGCGATCCACAGCCGGAGAGGTCCTTCCCACGACATCGGCAAAGCCTGCACCCTGGCTCTTGCGGACATCGGGAACGCGGGGCTTCCCGATCTAATCCGTCTGGCTGACCTGGATGAGGATTCGGCGATCGAGGCGATCGCCGGCGTCCGCGATCCTCAAGCTGTCCCCGGATTGATCGACGTGCTCCATCATGAGGACCGAAGAATACGGTCTTCCGCGGCCGACGCGCTGGGGGCGATCAAGGACAGCCGGGCTGTCCCGGCCCTGCTGGAAAAGCTCATCAACGAACCCTGCAATGTCTCCGTTCGGGCCGCTCGGGCCCTCGTCGCCATCGGCCCCGCCGCCGTCGAACCGTCCCTGGCCCTGCTGCCCGCGGCAAAGGAATCACCGCAGGTCTTTCTTTACTATGTCCTTGCCTGCATCCCGGACCCGGCCGCCGAACAGGTCATAGCCACGGTCATGGACGGCCGCGATGAGCAGGAAGTCGCGGCCGACCATACGGCGTTGATCAAGCAAGGAGCCTACCGGCTCCGATGGCCACTGATCATCTCGCTCTTTCGCGCGGGCGACAGGCAGATGGCGAATGCCTTTCTCAGCTCCAACGTTTCCGCCCTGGAAACGGCCGGGATGGCCTGGGGCCTTCTCCATGGATACGACCTCTACCCGGTTCTTCGATAG